GCTGCGACGCCGTTCGAAGAGGAGATTCGCTATGATCGACTTCGAGTCCGCAATCCAGTCCACACTCATCCAGCTCAACAACGAGCATAGCCACACCGAGCTCGACCCCTACACCTTCCACCCGAGTCAGCTCGCGAAGTGCCCCCGCCAATGCTACAACTCAAAACTCGGTCTTCTCGACCATACCGACGCGCTTGGCACCTTCCATACGGGAACCACCATCCACGAGTTTATGGAAAACGAGGTCACCCCGGACCTTGACGTCGAAACCCAGAGCGAAGTCGCAATCGAGATGGAGATGGATGGGCTCACGATTATCGGCCATGCCGACCTGTACGAGCCTGGCACCAACACTGTCTACGACTACAAGTCGCGAGCAAACTGGTATCGGTTCAATCCACCCATCAAGCGCCATCTAGATCAGATCAATCTCTACATGAAGGCGCTTGGTGCGTCTTAGGGCCAGATCGTGTACCTCGCGAAGTCAGATCTCGAAGTTCGGACGTGGCCACCGGAGAGTGCCGGCATTGATGGCTTCGGTCCCGACCCGGGGCGCGTCCAGGACCTTCTCGAGAAAGGCAAGCACATCGCCGCCACAATTATCGACGAAGGCTACCCGACGAGCAAAGAAGATATTCCCTTTGAGAAGTGTGTCTGCTGGCTCTGCGAGAAGGAATCCCTTCGCTTCGATCATCTCCAAATGGATGCTGATTCGACCGAAGCGTGCAACGCACTCGGAGTAGAAGGCGACGATACAACGGACTTCGAATCGGCTGAGGAAGACAACAGTGGGGACGCCACAAGTAGTAGTGGCGTCTCCCAATCTCCTGCTGACGTCTGAACACTATCATCTACCGCCCCCATTCTCATCTGTCTCCGGCCGACCACTTCGATGGATTCTATCGAGGAATCAGATTAGCTCAGTAATCCAAGATCGTTGAGTCGATCTTCGATGTTTACCAGGGCTTTTTCAGCGTCATCGAGTTGTGTTCCACCAGTGATGACGAGTTTCCCACTTCCAAAGAGGAGTGCGACCACGTCCGGGTCATCGAGTCGGTAGACAAGCCCCGGGAACTGTTCAGGTTCGTATTCGACGCTTTCGAGGCCCAGACCGATCGCGATGGCGTTCAAATTGAGGGTGTGGTCGAGATCCCCACTTGAGACAATATTCTGAATTTCAATCTCTGGCGAGGCTACGACATCGACCCCCAACTTGCGGAGTTCGTCGAAAACGTGGTTAAGCGCAGTCGTCACGTCGTCAACGCTGTTTGCTCCCGTACAGACGACTTTTCCCGAGCGGAATATGAGTGCTGCAGCTTTGGGATCGTGCATCCGATAGACGAGTCCCGGGAAGTTATCGGGATCGTAGTCGGTCGCTCCTAAGTCTCCAGAGAGCGTTTCGAGGTCGAGTTCTTGACCGATATCGGATGAGGCAACGACGTTCTCGACTTGAATTGACTCCGCTGTCATACTCATAGAGATATCTACCAGTCACGAGTGTCTTAAAAACAGGTGGGTGAATTCGGGCAATGGGTGTAGTACTTTCCAGCCGAGCTAGAGGTCGCGGGGCTGGACAGTTTTCCGATCGTTTTCCTCGGCACGCCGGGCTGCATCTTCGAGCACTTCAGTTACTTCGTCGTCCAGTGCTTCGTAGAAATCCGCCGAGACGTTGTGGTCATTGAGCGCTTCTTTTACGGCCGATTTGACGATCAGGTCTGTCATACGCAGCGGTATTTCTCACGTCCTCTGTATAAACATACAGGTATCCGATTCGGCGCTTGCAGAGGTTTTACCGCCATCTGCAGGACAACAGACGTATGGGATAGCACTTCGTATCAGGGAGCGGGACGATGCACGACCTGACCGGATTCCAACGGGACCTCCTGTACGTGATTGCTGGCCTTGATGAGCCCCACGGCCTCGCCATCAAGGAGGAACTCGAAGACTACTACGAGAAAGAGATCCATCACGGCCGACTCTACCCGAACCTCGACACGCTTGTTGAGAAGGGACTCGTCGAGAAAGGCGAGAAAGACCGGCGAACGAACGTCTATACGCTCACCCGTCGTGGCCGTCGTGAAATTGAGGCTCGACGCGAGTGGGAGTACCAGTACGTCGAACCCGCAGAGTCCGCTCCTGCATAGATACGCTTAAACAGTTAATCCAACCTATCGAACGAAGTTTACTCCCCTCCACCATTATATCCATTCAGATGCACGACGAGGCGTTCTTCGAACAGCTACGGTCAATTTGTTCAGACGCTGTTGATGCGTACCGGAAGGAGTACCCGGACGCACCACCCCTAACCGATTCACTCCTACAGAGTTCCGATGGTCCTCTCGCAAGCGAGGCTGACCTTCACGAACGCTTCGATGAACTCACGCGATTTTACGACGACCTTCTCGATGTCGATTCCACACCGTACCGCGAGATGTGGCGTGAACATCTTGTGTACGACTGTTCGCGTAGGGAGCGTCTCGCACTTCTCACGAGCGATCTGCCGGCCTCATTAACGCTCGTGTTCATCGGCGGGCGATATTCCGCGCGGACGGGCAGAATCGGCGTGAGCCCAGGGCAGCTCCCCGAGACGACGGCGTACACGTATTTAGCGTCGGAGTTGTGCCACGCGTATCAGCACCAGTTCGACTCACCAACGTGGAAACACCCGTACCTGCAGGAAGGTTTCGAGCAGGCAGTGTCAGTCCGTACGCAAGCACATTTCGCCACTGAGCTACAGTACGACTTCTTGACTCATCTCGCGGAGAGACAGCATACGAAGACACTCTTGGAGGGCGTCCTTGCCCACGGAACGCGTCGAGGCGGGATCACACCGACGGCCGTTCGTGAACTCGGTGTTACCGACGAGGAGCTGGCTGCGCTTCGATCTCACCGTTTGTGGCGGCCTCTCGGATATCTTCGCCCGCGGTACTTGTGGAGTGATGTTGCATTCCTCCCCGAATACGCCCTTTTCGGCTCATTGCTCCTTGTGAGTGAGGCAGCGGACATCTCGGCTCCCTATGCCCGGGCGTTCCACGGCAACCACCCGTGGACATCAGTTATCGACGAAATCAC
This genomic window from Natronomonas marina contains:
- a CDS encoding PadR family transcriptional regulator; its protein translation is MHDLTGFQRDLLYVIAGLDEPHGLAIKEELEDYYEKEIHHGRLYPNLDTLVEKGLVEKGEKDRRTNVYTLTRRGRREIEARREWEYQYVEPAESAPA
- a CDS encoding DUF1931 domain-containing protein, producing MTDLIVKSAVKEALNDHNVSADFYEALDDEVTEVLEDAARRAEENDRKTVQPRDL
- a CDS encoding TATA-box-binding protein → MSMTAESIQVENVVASSDIGQELDLETLSGDLGATDYDPDNFPGLVYRMHDPKAAALIFRSGKVVCTGANSVDDVTTALNHVFDELRKLGVDVVASPEIEIQNIVSSGDLDHTLNLNAIAIGLGLESVEYEPEQFPGLVYRLDDPDVVALLFGSGKLVITGGTQLDDAEKALVNIEDRLNDLGLLS